In a genomic window of Flammeovirga agarivorans:
- a CDS encoding DUF4625 domain-containing protein, whose translation MKNNFHYIILLPLIILFSCNNKEDLSPKPQITNFKVSDGHHHHNLHEGSVIFKGEEAIIDADLEGNQLSTVKLDIHWGEGHEHNVTHEGDSILWATNIIWQFGINDGLTPEGVYPNNHKLHEHIDIPRAVDGLPIKEGNYHFVLHLWDHEGNETQSVLNVEITSKSEEG comes from the coding sequence ATGAAAAACAATTTCCATTATATCATTCTACTACCTTTAATAATTCTTTTTTCATGCAACAACAAAGAGGATTTAAGTCCTAAACCTCAAATCACAAACTTTAAGGTCAGTGATGGTCATCACCATCATAACCTACATGAAGGAAGTGTCATTTTTAAAGGAGAAGAAGCAATTATTGATGCTGATCTCGAAGGAAACCAATTATCGACGGTTAAACTAGATATACATTGGGGAGAAGGTCATGAGCATAATGTTACTCATGAAGGCGATTCAATATTATGGGCCACCAATATCATTTGGCAATTTGGAATAAATGATGGTCTTACTCCTGAGGGTGTTTACCCTAATAATCATAAATTACATGAACATATCGATATCCCTAGAGCGGTAGATGGTCTTCCAATAAAAGAAGGAAACTATCATTTCGTTTTACACCTATGGGATCATGAAGGAAATGAAACTCAAAGTGTTCTTAATGTAGAAATCACTTCAAAAAGTGAAGAGGGATAA
- a CDS encoding heavy metal translocating P-type ATPase, protein MHSEKNIQTCYHCGEDCKDELITNDEGKSFCCNGCNMVYELLQENNLSDYYKLNNQPGVRQKGKSQRDKLAYLDDDSIKKKLIDFTDGEIAKLSFYLPQIHCSSCIWLLEKLPELHGGVLESKVNFLKREIYITFSEEKISLRDLVMLLINLGYEPLINLEDLEKNKKKKQRSEQEKTFFIKLGVVGFCFGNIMMLSFPEYLGITVEDQEFIEIFGYLNLILSLPVFFYGARDYLTSAWQAIKHRGVNIDVPISLGILALFLRSAFEILSDTGAGYLDSLGALIFLLLIGKWFQQKTFDNISFERDYKSYFPIAVTRIKNGELENIPLSKLEVYDTLQIKNGELIPADAILKRGDAQIDYSFVTGESKPVEKQSGDLLYAGGKQTAGVIEVEVTKEVSQSYLTRLWNEHTFTKENATDFLQSKTNVISKWFTLVILFVAAIAGTYWWNVDGPTHAVNTFTAVLIIACPCALALNAPFALGNAMRIMARFGLYAKDTRTIENMAAIDHLVFDKTGTITSAKEQAINFVGNKLIQVQLDKVYAVTSQSTHPVSSRIAKHLANEAQRGITVSNFKEVEGNGIEGIVDGILVRLGKATFVGADSSSKKSFQTVSYVKIGDDILGHFSLAQSLRGGIDQLLMDLSEKKYEVSLLSGDNSSEKEKLSKIFPQNTEMRFEQSPQDKMNYIVNNQDKQKKVLMIGDGLNDAGALKQSDVGIAVAEDAHQFSPACDGIISAEKVKDLNIYMKFSKSAMKMVYVGFVISFLYNIVGLSYAVQGNLSPLIAAILMPLSSISVVLIGMLGTTIAGREFLKK, encoded by the coding sequence ATGCACTCAGAAAAGAACATACAAACTTGTTACCATTGCGGAGAAGACTGTAAGGATGAATTAATAACCAATGATGAAGGTAAATCATTTTGCTGTAACGGCTGTAATATGGTTTATGAATTATTGCAAGAAAATAATTTATCAGATTACTATAAATTAAATAATCAACCAGGAGTAAGACAAAAAGGAAAATCTCAAAGAGATAAGTTGGCTTACTTGGATGATGATTCGATAAAAAAGAAGTTGATTGATTTTACAGATGGTGAAATTGCAAAACTTAGTTTTTATCTCCCTCAAATTCATTGCTCCTCATGTATTTGGTTATTAGAAAAGCTACCCGAATTGCATGGAGGTGTGCTTGAGTCTAAGGTGAATTTTTTGAAAAGAGAAATTTATATAACCTTCTCAGAAGAAAAGATTTCATTAAGAGACCTAGTGATGCTCCTAATTAATTTAGGGTATGAACCATTAATTAATTTAGAGGATCTAGAGAAAAACAAGAAGAAGAAACAACGATCAGAACAAGAAAAGACTTTCTTTATTAAGTTAGGTGTTGTAGGATTCTGTTTTGGAAATATCATGATGCTGAGTTTTCCTGAATATTTGGGAATCACAGTAGAGGATCAAGAATTCATTGAGATTTTTGGCTACTTAAACCTAATATTAAGTTTGCCAGTATTCTTTTATGGGGCTAGAGATTACCTTACATCAGCTTGGCAAGCGATCAAGCATAGAGGAGTAAATATTGATGTTCCTATTTCATTAGGCATTCTAGCCCTCTTTCTTAGAAGTGCTTTTGAAATACTATCTGATACTGGTGCAGGTTATCTTGATTCTTTAGGAGCGTTAATCTTTTTATTATTGATAGGAAAGTGGTTTCAACAGAAAACGTTCGACAACATTAGTTTTGAAAGAGATTATAAATCTTATTTCCCTATTGCAGTTACTAGAATAAAAAATGGTGAGTTAGAGAATATTCCACTTTCAAAATTAGAAGTATACGATACGCTGCAGATTAAAAATGGAGAATTAATTCCTGCAGATGCTATTTTAAAAAGAGGGGATGCTCAAATTGATTATAGTTTTGTAACAGGTGAATCTAAACCTGTAGAAAAGCAATCAGGAGATTTATTGTATGCAGGAGGTAAACAAACTGCAGGGGTTATTGAAGTAGAAGTAACAAAAGAAGTTTCTCAAAGCTATCTTACAAGACTCTGGAACGAGCATACTTTTACTAAGGAAAATGCAACCGATTTTCTACAATCAAAAACCAATGTGATAAGTAAGTGGTTTACTTTAGTCATCTTATTTGTAGCTGCAATTGCTGGAACATATTGGTGGAATGTTGATGGACCAACACATGCCGTAAATACATTTACAGCTGTTCTAATTATTGCTTGTCCATGTGCATTGGCATTAAACGCCCCTTTTGCTTTAGGTAATGCCATGAGAATAATGGCAAGGTTTGGTTTGTATGCGAAAGACACAAGAACCATTGAAAATATGGCCGCTATTGATCATTTAGTATTTGATAAAACAGGAACGATTACCTCAGCAAAAGAACAGGCAATCAATTTTGTAGGGAATAAATTAATACAAGTACAATTAGATAAAGTCTATGCAGTTACATCCCAATCTACGCACCCTGTTTCGAGTAGAATAGCAAAACATTTAGCTAATGAAGCTCAAAGGGGTATTACAGTTTCTAATTTTAAAGAAGTAGAAGGAAATGGTATTGAAGGGATTGTGGATGGAATTCTAGTACGTTTAGGGAAAGCTACATTTGTAGGTGCAGATTCATCTTCTAAAAAATCATTTCAGACGGTTTCTTATGTGAAAATAGGAGATGATATTTTAGGTCATTTTTCTTTAGCTCAATCTTTAAGAGGTGGAATCGACCAGCTTTTAATGGACTTGTCAGAGAAAAAATATGAGGTATCATTATTATCTGGAGACAATTCATCGGAAAAAGAAAAATTGTCGAAAATTTTCCCTCAAAATACTGAGATGAGGTTTGAACAATCCCCTCAGGATAAAATGAACTACATCGTCAATAATCAAGACAAGCAGAAAAAAGTATTGATGATAGGTGATGGGTTGAACGATGCGGGAGCACTAAAACAATCTGATGTAGGTATAGCTGTTGCTGAAGATGCCCATCAATTCTCACCAGCTTGTGATGGGATTATTTCAGCAGAAAAAGTAAAAGATTTGAATATTTATATGAAGTTTTCAAAATCTGCAATGAAAATGGTTTATGTAGGTTTTGTAATTTCATTCTTATACAACATCGTAGGGCTTAGTTATGCTGTACAAGGAAATCTTTCACCGTTGATAGCAGCGATCCTAATGCCACTCAGTTCCATTTCAGTAGTACTAATTGGTATGCTAGGAACTACAATCGCCGGACGAGAATTTTTAAAGAAATAG
- a CDS encoding BamA/TamA family outer membrane protein, with product MKLSITSFLLLLFINISFSAFSQDSTAVQKNRNKEMTKFDAVKERKGVKLRVIPGPMYDPSIKFGLFVAPMLTYYPSKGDTISPNSMTSVYGMYTTNKSYIVGFNNELYLKEDTWRIRVRAGGGGLNKELSLYDYSETPDGTLYPDTTKLVGADAKQKVFQFDSYVMRRVIPHLYLGLGYNYKKVDFEGNNPESDTLVTVNGLTESSGNSGVAYKLDFDTRDNVNYPYSGYFVSYTGYQYFASDEKNNEYLTNMIELMGFWSLNPTHRYIIAAKVYGNILTGNPERANYSYYGRVNGDVQRGYQSGRRVDKNALNIEVEFRYTSPFFDNKLRFMGLLGNGKVYGDYNDFTDAEWLPVVGLGVRYTILPYARINVRFDTTYSKDGFIWYFGIREAF from the coding sequence ATGAAACTATCTATTACGTCTTTTTTATTATTACTATTTATAAATATTTCATTTTCAGCCTTTTCTCAGGATTCTACTGCCGTTCAAAAAAATCGGAACAAGGAAATGACAAAGTTCGATGCTGTTAAAGAGAGAAAAGGTGTGAAACTGAGAGTGATCCCAGGGCCTATGTATGACCCATCGATTAAATTCGGACTTTTTGTAGCACCCATGTTGACGTATTATCCATCAAAAGGAGATACAATTTCACCAAACTCTATGACTTCAGTATATGGAATGTATACAACAAATAAATCATATATAGTTGGTTTTAATAATGAACTCTATTTAAAAGAAGACACTTGGAGAATTAGAGTGAGAGCCGGAGGAGGAGGCCTTAATAAAGAGTTGAGTTTATACGATTACTCAGAGACTCCAGATGGCACTTTGTACCCAGATACAACAAAGTTAGTTGGAGCCGATGCCAAGCAAAAAGTCTTTCAGTTTGATTCCTATGTGATGAGAAGAGTGATTCCTCACCTTTATTTAGGTCTGGGGTACAATTATAAAAAAGTGGATTTTGAAGGCAATAACCCTGAATCAGATACCTTAGTTACTGTTAATGGATTAACTGAAAGCTCAGGAAATAGTGGTGTAGCATATAAATTAGATTTTGATACTAGAGACAATGTTAATTATCCTTATAGTGGATATTTTGTGAGTTATACTGGCTATCAATATTTCGCATCAGACGAAAAAAATAATGAGTATTTAACCAATATGATTGAGTTGATGGGGTTTTGGTCTTTAAACCCAACGCATCGATATATTATTGCAGCTAAAGTATATGGAAATATTTTAACAGGAAACCCAGAGAGAGCAAACTATTCTTATTATGGAAGAGTGAATGGAGATGTTCAAAGAGGATATCAATCAGGACGAAGAGTAGATAAAAATGCGTTGAATATTGAAGTCGAATTCAGGTACACTTCCCCATTCTTCGATAATAAGTTACGTTTTATGGGACTTTTGGGTAACGGTAAAGTTTATGGTGATTATAATGATTTCACTGATGCCGAATGGTTGCCTGTTGTTGGATTGGGAGTGAGATATACAATTTTACCTTATGCAAGAATTAATGTCCGTTTTGATACCACTTACAGTAAAGATGGATTTATATGGTACTTTGGTATTCGGGAAGCATTTTAA
- a CDS encoding class I SAM-dependent methyltransferase: protein MATNQQKGWDEFYQHPDAFGAPYPELNNFLENLEQKRALLDLGCGQGRNSMLALKLGFQVTGVDYSAVGVDTMVTKSNHQIEGVVEDIYNYNPSNTFQVILLDAVIHCQEEDRSKEINMFKKLLSSLENEGFLLIITHQWDMRETYLKETIEKEFPQLKYQFNKHLEHFYFPPLAEEEHIMEMSFMCFKYQKND, encoded by the coding sequence TTGGCAACTAACCAACAAAAAGGATGGGATGAATTCTATCAACATCCTGATGCATTTGGAGCACCTTATCCTGAACTAAATAATTTTTTAGAAAACTTAGAACAAAAGAGAGCTCTTTTGGATTTAGGTTGTGGACAAGGTAGAAATTCTATGTTGGCTTTGAAGCTTGGCTTTCAAGTTACAGGAGTAGATTATTCAGCTGTTGGAGTAGATACAATGGTTACGAAGAGTAATCATCAGATAGAAGGTGTTGTAGAAGATATCTATAATTACAATCCTTCAAATACTTTTCAGGTAATATTATTGGATGCAGTTATACACTGCCAAGAAGAAGATAGGTCCAAAGAAATAAATATGTTTAAGAAGCTACTTTCATCATTGGAAAATGAAGGATTTTTACTGATCATTACACACCAATGGGATATGAGAGAAACTTACCTTAAAGAAACCATTGAAAAAGAATTTCCTCAATTAAAATATCAATTCAATAAGCATTTAGAGCATTTCTATTTTCCTCCGTTAGCTGAGGAGGAACATATTATGGAAATGTCATTTATGTGTTTTAAATATCAAAAGAATGACTAA
- a CDS encoding SDR family NAD(P)-dependent oxidoreductase, with protein sequence MTKTALITGATSGIGKATAEMFADHGINLVICGRRQERLDELRNQLSEKVKVHTLSFDVRDKKDVFAKLENLPQDFSVIDILVNNAGNAHGLAPIQDGDVDDWDAMIDINVKGLLYVSKAIIDQMKERKSGHIINIGSIAGKDVYPNGNVYNASKFAVNALNEAMRYDLNEFGIRVGAVHPGLVHTEFSEVRFKGDSEKAENVYKGYTPLYAEDIADIIYFMVSRKGSVNIADLVVYPTAQASATILNKKV encoded by the coding sequence ATGACTAAAACAGCATTAATTACAGGAGCAACTTCAGGAATCGGAAAAGCAACAGCAGAGATGTTTGCAGATCATGGAATCAATTTAGTGATCTGTGGAAGAAGACAGGAACGTTTAGATGAATTGAGAAATCAGTTATCAGAGAAAGTAAAAGTACATACTTTATCATTTGATGTGCGAGATAAGAAAGACGTTTTTGCCAAACTAGAAAACTTGCCTCAAGACTTTTCTGTAATTGATATTTTAGTTAATAATGCAGGAAATGCTCATGGTTTAGCACCAATACAAGATGGTGATGTTGATGATTGGGATGCAATGATTGATATTAATGTCAAAGGATTACTATATGTTTCCAAAGCAATTATTGATCAAATGAAAGAACGAAAATCAGGGCATATCATCAATATCGGATCAATTGCTGGTAAAGATGTTTATCCTAATGGAAATGTATATAATGCTTCAAAATTTGCAGTGAATGCTTTAAATGAAGCAATGCGATATGATCTAAATGAGTTTGGTATTCGAGTAGGTGCAGTACACCCAGGGTTAGTACATACTGAATTTTCTGAGGTGCGTTTTAAAGGTGATTCAGAAAAAGCGGAAAATGTGTATAAGGGGTATACTCCATTATATGCGGAAGATATTGCTGATATAATCTACTTTATGGTATCAAGAAAGGGTTCTGTAAATATTGCAGATTTAGTGGTATACCCAACAGCTCAAGCATCAGCTACAATATTGAATAAGAAAGTTTAA
- a CDS encoding sugar nucleotidyltransferase, translating to MKVLIPVAGRGSNLRPLTNTQPKALLPVAGKPIIAHIIDKFIDSGFDEFIIVIGYMGARIESFILDNYKDTKVHFEFVVQIPREGSAHAILVAQKFFKDEDELMLCLGDSIVNLDMKQMLGNSNSVVGVQKVDQPGKVGVAEVNQENIVKKFVERPKIPKSNLGLVGIYKITNVPLLLESLNYVVQNNITCNNEFVITDAIQHMVEQGEVFNIQFVENWYDCGARLSLLEANATLLARPGFETNTTSDLDCDKSIIIEPVKIGENAVIRNAIIGPNVVIGDEARIENCIVANSIIGAYTSLNDLLLRNSLVGHDSTLKGIAQSLNLGDHTEINFGN from the coding sequence ATGAAAGTATTAATCCCTGTCGCTGGAAGAGGGTCCAACCTTCGACCTTTAACAAATACACAACCTAAAGCGTTATTACCTGTTGCAGGAAAACCAATTATTGCACATATCATCGATAAATTTATTGATTCAGGGTTTGATGAATTTATCATTGTGATAGGGTATATGGGGGCTCGAATTGAATCATTCATTCTTGACAATTACAAGGATACCAAAGTACATTTTGAGTTTGTTGTTCAGATTCCGAGAGAGGGTTCAGCACATGCGATTCTTGTAGCTCAGAAATTCTTTAAGGATGAGGATGAATTAATGTTGTGTTTAGGGGATTCAATTGTGAACCTGGATATGAAACAGATGTTAGGTAATTCTAATTCTGTTGTAGGTGTACAAAAAGTGGATCAACCTGGAAAAGTAGGTGTTGCTGAAGTAAATCAAGAGAATATAGTTAAGAAGTTCGTAGAGCGACCAAAGATTCCTAAATCCAATTTAGGACTGGTGGGTATCTATAAAATAACAAACGTACCTCTGTTATTGGAATCATTAAACTATGTAGTACAGAATAACATTACTTGTAATAATGAGTTTGTGATTACTGATGCCATCCAACATATGGTTGAGCAAGGGGAAGTATTCAATATTCAATTTGTAGAAAACTGGTATGACTGTGGTGCAAGGTTATCTTTATTAGAAGCAAATGCCACTTTATTAGCTAGACCTGGATTTGAAACAAATACGACTTCAGATTTAGATTGTGATAAATCGATTATCATTGAACCAGTAAAAATAGGAGAAAACGCTGTCATTAGAAATGCGATTATCGGCCCTAATGTAGTGATAGGAGATGAGGCTAGAATTGAAAATTGTATAGTAGCCAACTCAATTATTGGGGCATATACAAGTTTAAATGATCTGTTATTAAGAAATTCTTTAGTAGGACACGATTCTACTTTAAAAGGGATAGCACAAAGCTTAAATTTAGGAGACCATACTGAGATAAATTTTGGCAACTAA
- a CDS encoding PP2C family protein-serine/threonine phosphatase, with product MVNQQKINADDFSLSTDFLKENEKQNQSRFLLITLFTTLGISIVYLILSELVMKFDVGVYVCAYFIVVHALLFLLLKIKAPYYIIGNLFAFLILSGLTVIALYSGGITAPVIAWFLCAIVSAFWYANRLSGIIWAVFTVLDVLIIFLLDYHDIVVKNLMPDSSYDFYAGVMYTGVIVYYLIVVFTYENWKQKASVALNDQHKTLLSNHEELTQQNEEIIAQREMLSEKTDLLENVNNKLNSSIRYASRIQQSLLESEEYFKELVQDGFIFWEPRDVVGGDFYWMHDYGNGVKTIACIDCTGHGVPGAFLTIMANDILSGAASLLKISDPRHLLIYLNQNVVKLTSKNTTTVEDGMDVSIIKIDDRKQELEFAGAKQNLYLVNNSGLTEYKGGKFSIGGQLIKDKRFDSIKVPYQKGDCIYLQSDGYQDQFGGVKNTKFLKKKYKQQLASFAGYTMQEQKVKLADNFLQWKEKEKQTDDVLVIGIQL from the coding sequence ATGGTAAACCAACAAAAAATTAATGCTGATGATTTTTCTTTGTCTACTGATTTTTTGAAAGAAAATGAAAAGCAAAACCAATCTAGGTTTTTACTAATTACCTTATTTACAACATTAGGAATAAGTATTGTCTATCTCATTCTATCCGAATTAGTAATGAAATTTGATGTAGGAGTGTACGTTTGTGCTTACTTCATTGTAGTTCATGCATTATTATTTCTACTACTAAAAATTAAAGCACCATATTATATCATAGGAAACCTTTTTGCCTTTCTTATTTTATCAGGACTAACGGTTATTGCGTTATACTCAGGAGGAATAACAGCTCCAGTTATTGCATGGTTTCTATGTGCGATTGTTAGTGCATTTTGGTATGCTAATAGGTTATCTGGAATCATTTGGGCGGTATTTACTGTATTAGATGTCTTAATTATTTTTCTTTTGGACTATCATGATATTGTGGTAAAAAATCTAATGCCAGATTCGTCATATGACTTTTATGCAGGAGTGATGTACACAGGGGTAATTGTGTATTATCTTATTGTTGTTTTTACATATGAAAATTGGAAACAAAAAGCGTCTGTTGCTTTAAATGATCAGCATAAAACACTATTGTCTAATCACGAAGAACTGACTCAACAGAATGAGGAAATTATTGCTCAAAGAGAAATGCTTTCTGAGAAAACAGATCTTTTAGAAAATGTCAATAATAAATTGAATTCAAGTATACGTTATGCGAGTAGGATACAACAGAGTTTACTGGAATCTGAAGAATATTTTAAAGAATTAGTTCAGGATGGTTTTATATTTTGGGAACCTAGAGATGTAGTAGGAGGAGACTTTTATTGGATGCATGATTATGGAAACGGTGTAAAAACAATTGCTTGTATTGATTGTACAGGTCATGGTGTACCGGGTGCATTTCTAACTATCATGGCCAATGATATTTTATCAGGGGCAGCTTCTCTATTAAAAATATCAGACCCAAGACACTTGTTGATTTACCTAAACCAGAATGTGGTAAAGCTGACAAGTAAGAATACTACCACCGTTGAGGATGGTATGGATGTTTCTATTATTAAGATTGATGATAGGAAACAAGAATTGGAGTTTGCCGGAGCAAAGCAAAATTTGTATTTGGTTAATAACTCTGGACTAACTGAATATAAGGGAGGTAAGTTTAGTATTGGAGGGCAATTAATCAAAGATAAAAGATTTGATTCTATTAAAGTCCCTTATCAAAAAGGAGATTGTATTTATCTTCAATCAGATGGGTATCAAGATCAGTTTGGAGGAGTTAAGAATACTAAGTTTTTAAAGAAAAAATATAAGCAACAATTGGCAAGCTTTGCAGGGTATACTATGCAAGAACAAAAAGTGAAATTAGCTGATAACTTTCTTCAGTGGAAAGAAAAAGAAAAGCAGACAGATGATGTTCTTGTTATAGGTATTCAATTATAG
- a CDS encoding head GIN domain-containing protein, giving the protein MKLKLILSTLTALIISVQFTLAQSSRELKPFSVIGISGAIDVVLVAGNKDQADITVYKNTKLEHVITEVSGDRLSIRPKKGVRNVNAKVTLTYSSKITKISFSGSSDIEAQNTIKTSNLSLSGSGSGSFKGDVQCSALTSSLSGSGELDLTGKVDEFSISVSGSADIDAKELEAKIVTISVSGSGDVDCFATEEINARVSGSGDIRYKGDPEKTKIKVSGSGDIEKIN; this is encoded by the coding sequence ATGAAATTAAAACTTATTCTTTCAACTTTAACAGCTCTTATTATTTCTGTTCAATTTACACTTGCTCAATCTTCTAGAGAATTAAAACCATTCAGTGTTATTGGTATCTCGGGTGCAATTGATGTAGTTTTAGTAGCAGGAAACAAAGACCAAGCAGATATTACGGTTTACAAGAATACCAAACTTGAACATGTGATCACTGAGGTAAGTGGTGATAGATTATCTATCCGACCTAAAAAAGGGGTGAGAAACGTTAATGCAAAAGTAACATTAACTTATTCTTCAAAGATCACAAAAATCAGTTTCTCTGGTTCTAGCGATATAGAAGCTCAAAACACGATTAAGACGTCTAACCTTTCTTTATCAGGAAGTGGATCAGGCAGTTTTAAAGGAGATGTTCAATGTTCTGCTTTAACTTCATCATTAAGTGGTTCTGGGGAATTAGACTTAACTGGAAAAGTAGACGAATTTTCTATTAGTGTAAGTGGTTCTGCAGATATCGATGCAAAAGAATTAGAAGCTAAAATTGTTACTATTTCTGTAAGTGGTTCTGGCGATGTTGATTGTTTTGCGACAGAGGAAATTAATGCAAGAGTTTCAGGATCAGGAGATATTAGATATAAAGGAGACCCTGAGAAAACTAAAATTAAAGTTTCAGGTTCTGGTGATATCGAAAAAATCAACTAA
- a CDS encoding ATP-dependent 6-phosphofructokinase, with product MNDLKREDFEVKKLGKATILSPIYKNYKEAAPDKEYIDDSRRIIYDASLDAFNSAKSSEEEPISFLKAGARKDIYFDPSKTKAAIVTCGGLCPGINNVIRGLVNGLYYRYNVKNIWGIQYGYQGFISDYGHEMVKLTPNVVKDIHLFGGTILGSSRGRQDISAMVDTLERENINILFTIGGDGTLSGNHVIQQEIERRGLKIATAGIPKTIDNDVNFMTKTFGFDTAFTTAASIVRDAHNEATGAYNGVAIVKLMGRDSGFIAANAALAMPDVNFVLIPESKFDMYGPKGFLNELKKRVDERHHALVVVAEGAGQHLFEEGDEVLDKSGNVKHKDIGVYLKDEINKFFADENMEATVKYIDPSYIIRSEVAIPADSVFCNDLALNAVHGAMAGFTDFVVGRWHNQFTYLPIPVATASRKKIDIDGPLWWSVLETTGQPINMYNE from the coding sequence ATGAACGACTTGAAAAGAGAAGACTTTGAGGTTAAGAAGCTTGGAAAAGCTACTATATTATCACCAATTTATAAGAACTACAAAGAAGCAGCACCAGACAAGGAATATATTGATGACTCTCGTAGAATTATTTATGATGCATCATTAGACGCTTTTAATTCTGCAAAATCTAGCGAAGAAGAACCTATCTCATTCTTAAAAGCAGGTGCAAGAAAGGACATCTACTTCGATCCGTCTAAAACAAAGGCAGCAATTGTTACTTGTGGAGGATTATGTCCTGGCATTAACAATGTAATCCGTGGTTTAGTAAACGGATTATATTATAGATATAACGTTAAAAATATTTGGGGTATTCAATATGGATACCAAGGTTTTATCTCTGACTATGGTCATGAAATGGTAAAACTTACGCCAAATGTTGTAAAAGATATTCACTTATTCGGAGGAACCATCTTAGGATCTTCAAGAGGTCGCCAAGATATTTCTGCAATGGTAGATACATTAGAAAGAGAAAATATCAATATCTTATTCACTATTGGTGGAGACGGTACTCTTTCTGGTAATCATGTAATCCAACAAGAAATTGAGCGTCGTGGATTAAAAATTGCTACTGCGGGTATTCCAAAGACAATTGATAACGACGTTAACTTTATGACAAAAACTTTCGGTTTCGATACTGCATTTACTACTGCAGCATCAATCGTAAGGGATGCTCATAACGAAGCAACAGGTGCTTATAATGGTGTAGCCATAGTAAAATTAATGGGTCGTGACTCAGGTTTTATTGCTGCAAATGCCGCTTTAGCAATGCCAGATGTAAACTTCGTTCTTATTCCAGAATCTAAATTTGACATGTATGGTCCTAAAGGATTCTTAAATGAGTTGAAGAAGCGTGTAGATGAACGTCATCATGCATTAGTGGTAGTGGCTGAAGGTGCCGGACAACATCTATTTGAAGAAGGTGATGAAGTCCTTGATAAATCAGGTAATGTGAAGCATAAAGATATTGGTGTTTATCTTAAAGATGAGATCAATAAATTCTTTGCTGACGAAAATATGGAAGCGACAGTGAAATACATTGACCCTTCTTATATTATTCGTTCAGAAGTAGCTATCCCTGCAGACTCAGTATTCTGTAATGATCTTGCATTAAATGCAGTTCATGGTGCTATGGCAGGTTTCACAGATTTTGTAGTAGGTCGTTGGCATAACCAATTTACTTACTTACCAATTCCTGTAGCAACAGCTTCAAGAAAGAAAATTGATATTGATGGTCCATTATGGTGGTCTGTATTAGAGACTACAGGACAACCCATCAATATGTATAATGAATAA